The sequence below is a genomic window from Thalassobaculum sp. OXR-137.
CTTGTTTCGGGACCTTCCCTGTGTCCGGCCAAGTTTAGGTCCCGAAACAAGTTCGGGATGACGGCTGGGGGTGGGGTGAGGGCGGGTTGGGGTCAGGGTCAGCCGTGCACGAAATGCAGCGTGCCGAACTCTTTCCGCCACGCCGCGACCTCGCCCGCCATGGCGCTCCGGTCGTTGCTCTTCAGCGCGCCGGCGATCAGGCCGGCCAGCCGCGGCGCGTCGGCCGCCGTCATCCCCCAGCGCACCAGCTCCGGCGTGCCGATCCGCAGCCCGTTCATGTCGCCCGCCACCTCGTCCACCGGCAGGCCGATGCCGCAGGCCAGGAAGCCGGCCTTGCGCAGGGTCTTCGACGCCGCCTGACCGCCGCCATAGGCCGCCGCCCTGACCGCGAACTGGTGGGAGTTGGTGAAGCCGTCCCCGACCGCGAAGACCGGCACCCCTTCGGCGTCCAGCGCGGCCGCCAGTGCCTTGGACAGCGCGATCATTTCGGCGGCGTATTCTTTGCCGAAGTCGCGCCAGTCCAGCATCGACACCGCTAGGGCCGCCGACTTCGCCGCATCGAAATTCGCGGTCATGCCGGGGAAGGCGATGGCGTCGAGCCGCTCGGCAATGTCGACATCGTTGGTGACGATCAGGCCGCCGGCGGGGCCGCCCAGGCTCTTGTAGGTGCTCATGGTCATCAGATGCGCGCCCTCGGCCAGCGGGTCGCGCCAGGCCTTGCCGGCGATGATGCCGCATTGGTGGGCGGCGTCGAACAGCAGCTTGGCCCCGACCTCGTCGGCGATGGCGCGGACCTCGCGGACCGGATGCTCGAACAGGTTCAGGCTGCCGCCGAGCGTGATCAGCGCCGGCCTTTCCCTGCGTGCCATTTCCCGCAGCGCCTCCACATCCACCGTATAGCCGTCCTCGACCACCGGGGCCGGCACCGTCTTCAGCCCGTAGAGCCCGGCGCAGCCGGCGACATGGTGGGTCACATGGCCGCCGATGGAGGCCGGCGGGGCGATGATCGTGTCGCCCGGCTTGCAGGTGGTCATGAAGCCGTACAGGTTCGCCAGCGCGCCCGACGGCACCCGGATCTCGGCGAACTTGGCGTCGAACACCTCGGCGCAGAGTTCGGCGGCGATGACCTCGATCTCCTCGATCGCCTCCAGCCCCATCTCGTACTTGTCGCCGGGATAGCCCAGCGACGGCCGCGAGCCGATGCCGGAGGCCAGCAGCGCCTCGGCCCTCGGGTTCAGGACGTTGGTCGCCGGATTCAGGTTGAAGCAGTCGTGCTCGTGAATCTCCCGGTTGCGGGCGGCCAGCGCCTCGATCCGGTCGGCGATCCGGCCGCTCTCCTCGCCGGCCGTGCGCGCGGCCAGGGACTGGACCAGATCCTCGGACGGGGCGGGAACCCAGGAACGGCGGGCAAGGGCCACGGCAGGCCTCCTTCGATGCTTGGGGGCGGATCTCAGCGAGCGGGTGCGCGACGGCGGGGCGTCGTGAACCCGCGCACCAGCAGCGTAGACACCGCCCAGAAAAGCATCCAGGCCAGAACCGCACCGACCAGGCCCCAGCGCGGATCGATGGTCAGGCCGGGGCGCCATTCCGCATAGGCATTGCCCAGGATCTCGCTGTCGGAATGGCGCAGGGCCACCGCCGGCCGGGTCCAGGGCCCCGCCTCCATCAGCTCGGCGCGGGCGGCCCGCAAGTCGTCCAGCCGCTGAACCATGGCGGTCAACCGCCGGCCGGAACCCTGGATTGCCGGGTCCGCGTTGGTGCGGTGGCGCTCCAGATAGGCCTCCAGGGTGAGGTTCTGGGCCGCGGCCTCGGTCCGGTGGGCGGTGACCTGGCGGTCCAGCTCGTCCACGGCCCCGCCCAACCGTTGCGCATAGGCATCGACGAAGGAGGAGACCTGCGACCCACCGGTGAGGCCGAGAATCACGACGAGGAGCAGGCACAGATCGCGCAGCATCCGGAACATGCACTCTCCCCGGTCAGAAGCCTCGGAACGGATCGTCCGGTCGCCGGCGGATCCAGTTCCCGGGATGCCAGGCCGCGTGTCCGTCCACGACATGCAGCGTATAGGCCATGCGCGAGCGCGGCGAGGTGTTGGCCGCACTGCCATGGGGGAGTAACCCGTGCAGCACCACCAGGGTTCCCTTGCGCACCGGCAGCGGGACGAACCCGTCCGCCGGATAGGGAGTGTCGTCCAGAGTCTCCAAGGACAGCGCGCCGTCCCGTTCCAGAAAGCGCTGGCGCAGCGGTCCCCTGTGGCCGCCGGGCTGGGCGATCAGGCAGCCGTTGCTCTCGTCCGCATCCTCCAGCGCCAGCCAGAAGCCGGTGACGCTCGGCGGGTCGGTCACCAGGAAGGTGGCGTCCTGATGCGGCACCACCTCGCCGCCGATGGCAGGCGGCTTCCAGATCACCATGGACTGCACCAGCTTCGGCGCGGCGATCCCCAGGGCGGCGGCGATGCGGGCCAGAACCGGGCTGCGCGACACCCGCGCGAACACCGGATCCAGGTCGTGCATCGCGTGGCCGAGCTTGTTGACCGCCCGGTGCCGGTCGACGGTGAGGGTGCCCTCGGCATCGACGGCGCCGTCCTCCAGGAACACCCGGATCTTGTCGCCGCTCTCCCGGAAATAGGCGTCGGCGGCATGTTTCGGCGCGGTGGTGGAGAAGACCGAGCGCCCCTCCGCCGGGTCCCAGGCATCCACCAGGGCGTGGGATCGGTCGATCAGGGCGTCGCACTCGGCGGCCGGGATCGCGTC
It includes:
- a CDS encoding DUF2937 family protein; translated protein: MFRMLRDLCLLLVVILGLTGGSQVSSFVDAYAQRLGGAVDELDRQVTAHRTEAAAQNLTLEAYLERHRTNADPAIQGSGRRLTAMVQRLDDLRAARAELMEAGPWTRPAVALRHSDSEILGNAYAEWRPGLTIDPRWGLVGAVLAWMLFWAVSTLLVRGFTTPRRRAPAR
- a CDS encoding phytanoyl-CoA dioxygenase family protein, producing the protein MIPRFAVDCDPAELAAAYGRDGVLVVEDAIPAAECDALIDRSHALVDAWDPAEGRSVFSTTAPKHAADAYFRESGDKIRVFLEDGAVDAEGTLTVDRHRAVNKLGHAMHDLDPVFARVSRSPVLARIAAALGIAAPKLVQSMVIWKPPAIGGEVVPHQDATFLVTDPPSVTGFWLALEDADESNGCLIAQPGGHRGPLRQRFLERDGALSLETLDDTPYPADGFVPLPVRKGTLVVLHGLLPHGSAANTSPRSRMAYTLHVVDGHAAWHPGNWIRRRPDDPFRGF
- the glyA gene encoding serine hydroxymethyltransferase, whose protein sequence is MALARRSWVPAPSEDLVQSLAARTAGEESGRIADRIEALAARNREIHEHDCFNLNPATNVLNPRAEALLASGIGSRPSLGYPGDKYEMGLEAIEEIEVIAAELCAEVFDAKFAEIRVPSGALANLYGFMTTCKPGDTIIAPPASIGGHVTHHVAGCAGLYGLKTVPAPVVEDGYTVDVEALREMARRERPALITLGGSLNLFEHPVREVRAIADEVGAKLLFDAAHQCGIIAGKAWRDPLAEGAHLMTMSTYKSLGGPAGGLIVTNDVDIAERLDAIAFPGMTANFDAAKSAALAVSMLDWRDFGKEYAAEMIALSKALAAALDAEGVPVFAVGDGFTNSHQFAVRAAAYGGGQAASKTLRKAGFLACGIGLPVDEVAGDMNGLRIGTPELVRWGMTAADAPRLAGLIAGALKSNDRSAMAGEVAAWRKEFGTLHFVHG